The proteins below come from a single Cylindrospermopsis raciborskii Cr2010 genomic window:
- the mnmG gene encoding tRNA uridine-5-carboxymethylaminomethyl(34) synthesis enzyme MnmG produces the protein METTVQNAIQNNNHHNIEFQDAYDVIVVGAGHAGCEAALAAARLGCPTLLLTLNLDKIAWQPCNPAVGGPAKSQLTHEVDALGGEIGKMADRTYLQKRVLNSSRGPAVWALRAQTDKREYAAVMKGIVENQENLTIREAMVTDLVLGKNDEIIGVETYFGVAFACKAVILTTGTFLGGRIWVGNKSMEAGRAGEFAAVGLTTTLHRLGFETGRLKTGTPARVDKRSVDYSKMEIQPGDGEVRWFSFDPQVWVEKEQIPCYMTRTTPETHRLIQENLGLSPVYGGWVDAKGPRYCPSIEDKIVRFADKESHQIFIEPEGRDIPELYIQGFSTGLPETLQILMLRSLPGLEKCVMLRPAYAVEYDYLPATQCYPSLMTKKIEGLFCAGQINGTTGYEEAAAQGLVAGINAVQFAQGREMVIFPREQSYIGTLIDDLCTKDLREPYRMLTSRSEYRLLLRSDNADQRMTPLGRAIGLIDDRRWNLFTRKQEQIIGEKERLHSTRIKEHEDIGRLITQHTQQVIKGSITLADLLRRPEIHYSDLERYGLGNPHLHGAEKEGAEIDIKYSGYLARQQNQIDQIARQANRHLPPNLDYNSITTLSKEAREKLTTVKPLTVGQASRIGGVNPADINALLVYLETRQNLTTSPW, from the coding sequence ATGGAAACTACTGTTCAAAATGCTATTCAAAATAATAATCACCATAACATTGAATTTCAAGATGCTTATGATGTAATTGTAGTAGGCGCAGGTCATGCTGGTTGTGAAGCAGCTTTAGCTGCTGCTCGTCTTGGTTGTCCTACCCTATTGTTAACCCTGAATCTGGATAAAATCGCTTGGCAACCATGTAATCCAGCGGTGGGAGGTCCAGCCAAATCCCAACTCACCCATGAAGTGGATGCTTTAGGTGGGGAAATTGGTAAAATGGCAGACCGTACCTACCTGCAAAAACGAGTCCTGAACTCCTCTCGAGGTCCAGCAGTTTGGGCCCTACGAGCTCAAACTGATAAACGTGAATATGCAGCTGTGATGAAGGGAATTGTGGAAAACCAAGAGAACCTGACCATTCGGGAAGCTATGGTAACCGACTTGGTTTTGGGCAAAAACGATGAAATAATTGGGGTTGAAACCTATTTTGGTGTGGCTTTTGCATGTAAAGCTGTGATTTTAACTACAGGAACCTTTTTAGGAGGGAGAATTTGGGTAGGAAATAAATCCATGGAAGCTGGTCGAGCAGGAGAATTTGCAGCAGTGGGTTTAACTACCACCCTCCATCGCTTGGGTTTTGAAACTGGAAGATTGAAAACTGGAACTCCCGCTCGGGTGGATAAGCGATCTGTAGATTACAGCAAAATGGAAATCCAACCGGGAGATGGGGAAGTCCGTTGGTTTAGCTTTGACCCGCAAGTATGGGTAGAAAAAGAGCAAATTCCCTGTTACATGACCCGCACTACTCCAGAAACCCATCGTCTCATTCAAGAAAATCTAGGTCTATCTCCCGTATATGGGGGTTGGGTGGATGCTAAAGGTCCTCGTTATTGTCCCAGCATCGAGGATAAGATAGTGCGGTTCGCAGACAAGGAAAGTCATCAGATATTTATTGAACCAGAAGGAAGAGATATACCCGAACTCTATATTCAGGGTTTTTCCACGGGATTACCAGAAACTTTGCAAATCCTCATGTTGAGAAGTCTTCCGGGTTTGGAAAAATGTGTGATGTTACGTCCAGCTTACGCTGTGGAGTACGACTACTTGCCTGCAACTCAATGCTACCCATCTTTAATGACTAAAAAAATAGAAGGTCTTTTTTGTGCCGGACAAATTAATGGGACAACGGGTTATGAAGAGGCAGCTGCTCAAGGATTGGTGGCGGGCATTAATGCGGTTCAGTTTGCCCAAGGTCGAGAAATGGTGATTTTTCCCCGGGAACAAAGTTATATTGGCACTTTAATTGATGATTTGTGCACGAAGGATTTACGAGAACCCTATCGTATGCTCACCAGTCGCTCAGAATATCGGTTGTTACTAAGATCTGATAATGCGGATCAACGTATGACCCCCCTAGGAAGAGCAATAGGTTTAATTGATGACAGAAGATGGAATTTGTTTACTAGAAAACAAGAACAAATTATTGGGGAAAAGGAAAGACTCCATTCCACCAGAATTAAGGAGCATGAGGATATTGGTAGGTTGATTACTCAACATACTCAACAGGTTATTAAGGGTTCCATCACCCTCGCAGATCTGTTGCGTCGTCCAGAAATCCATTATTCTGATTTGGAAAGATACGGACTTGGCAATCCCCATCTCCATGGAGCGGAAAAGGAAGGTGCGGAAATAGATATTAAGTATTCTGGGTATTTAGCCAGACAGCAAAACCAAATCGACCAAATCGCTCGTCAAGCAAATCGCCATCTACCCCCCAATTTGGATTATAATTCTATTACCACTCTTTCTAAGGAAGCTAGGGAAAAACTCACCACGGTTAAACCTCTCACGGTTGGACAAGCATCCCGCATTGGAGGAGTTAACCCTGCTGATATTAATGCCCTACTTGTCTATCTGGAAACTAGACAAAATTTGACCACATCCCCTTGGTAA
- a CDS encoding sensor histidine kinase encodes MVKLRQSSFRRILVTRILLVFVPVLLIGEIAALNKARSSLLNNVRQNLIDSAINKGEKITDAIATLETNLLTATQTQAIKSGSVIEVEKLIKQIERLLPNQIDCIQLNHLDNRDDRNPVIASSCGDQPLIENSMSWINSQFSGGISHQVHITPVLPLKSGITGKRPAENQLELVLSAPVYNQRGNLAYVLIIKTTLHRQMENQRGSLIGALVVISEDGTILAHPSLETIGTNINKYTDLQQLKGVIKDALEGNNNSINFHFSDGEDSVAGYTAIPNPITKQRQEKWVILAVASVRDALLGLDQIKLILIALTVGLVGASLLVSLYLAPLLADPVEELRDYALNIHSHHAVQPIPRNFRIKEFNQLAQALDQMVERLKAWTEELEMAWKEAKSANTVKSQFLANTSHELRNPLNIIINCVRLVRDGLCDDKEEELEFLKKADDTAIHLLGIINDLLDISKIEAGKLSVVMIPLELRQLLLEVINLQSVNVQKKGLQLKCEISEQVIPIKGDRIKLKQVLINVIGNATKFTEEGSITISTKVIKQHSKLYVVISVVDTGIGIDPQQQQKLFRPFVMVDGTTTRKFEGTGLGLAISRNLIELMGGKITLESLGLNRGTTVKIILPLIDISLLISS; translated from the coding sequence ATGGTTAAACTCCGTCAATCTTCCTTTAGACGAATTTTAGTAACCAGAATATTACTGGTCTTTGTTCCGGTTTTATTAATTGGGGAAATAGCCGCACTGAATAAAGCACGTTCAAGCTTGCTAAATAATGTTCGGCAAAATTTAATTGATAGTGCGATTAATAAAGGAGAGAAAATTACAGATGCGATCGCCACCCTAGAAACCAATTTACTGACAGCTACTCAGACTCAAGCGATAAAATCGGGGTCAGTTATAGAAGTGGAAAAATTAATCAAGCAAATAGAGAGATTATTGCCCAATCAAATTGATTGTATTCAACTCAATCATCTTGATAATAGGGATGATAGGAATCCGGTGATTGCTAGTAGCTGTGGCGATCAACCTTTGATAGAAAATAGTATGTCATGGATTAATAGTCAATTTTCTGGTGGAATTAGTCATCAGGTTCACATTACACCAGTTTTACCATTGAAATCGGGAATTACTGGTAAACGTCCTGCAGAAAACCAACTGGAATTAGTTTTGTCAGCACCAGTGTATAATCAGCGGGGAAATTTGGCTTATGTTTTAATTATTAAAACTACACTACACCGACAAATGGAAAATCAACGAGGTTCTCTCATTGGTGCTTTAGTAGTGATTAGTGAAGACGGGACTATTCTGGCCCATCCATCTTTAGAAACCATAGGAACTAATATTAATAAATATACAGATTTGCAGCAGCTAAAAGGAGTTATTAAAGATGCTCTTGAGGGTAATAATAACTCCATAAATTTTCATTTTAGCGACGGAGAGGACTCGGTAGCTGGGTATACAGCTATTCCCAATCCCATTACTAAACAAAGACAGGAAAAATGGGTGATATTAGCTGTTGCTAGTGTTAGAGATGCTCTTTTAGGATTAGATCAGATTAAACTGATACTTATTGCTTTAACAGTTGGTTTGGTAGGTGCTAGTTTATTGGTTTCCTTGTATTTGGCACCTTTGTTAGCAGATCCTGTAGAGGAGTTAAGGGACTATGCTTTAAATATTCACAGTCATCATGCAGTACAACCAATTCCGCGCAATTTTAGAATTAAGGAGTTTAATCAATTAGCTCAAGCACTGGATCAAATGGTGGAACGACTGAAAGCATGGACAGAAGAGTTAGAAATGGCTTGGAAGGAGGCTAAATCAGCTAACACCGTCAAAAGTCAGTTTTTAGCCAACACATCCCATGAATTGAGAAATCCCCTCAATATTATTATTAACTGTGTGCGTTTAGTGAGAGATGGTTTATGTGACGATAAGGAGGAGGAATTAGAGTTTTTAAAAAAAGCTGATGATACAGCAATTCATCTTTTAGGGATTATTAATGATTTGTTAGATATTTCTAAAATAGAAGCTGGTAAACTTTCGGTGGTGATGATTCCGTTGGAATTACGCCAATTATTACTAGAAGTAATTAATTTACAATCAGTCAACGTGCAAAAGAAGGGACTGCAATTAAAATGTGAAATATCAGAGCAAGTTATCCCTATTAAGGGTGATAGAATCAAACTCAAACAGGTGCTGATCAATGTTATTGGTAATGCCACTAAATTCACTGAAGAAGGAAGTATTACAATTAGCACTAAAGTTATCAAACAACATAGTAAATTATATGTGGTTATTTCCGTGGTGGATACTGGTATAGGTATAGATCCACAGCAGCAGCAAAAATTATTTCGTCCCTTTGTGATGGTAGATGGTACGACCACGCGCAAATTTGAGGGAACGGGTTTAGGATTAGCTATTTCCCGCAATTTGATTGAATTAATGGGGGGGAAAA